In Littorina saxatilis isolate snail1 linkage group LG8, US_GU_Lsax_2.0, whole genome shotgun sequence, a single genomic region encodes these proteins:
- the LOC138974411 gene encoding uncharacterized protein: MAPHVFHVLLTALLCFLQTGDCGNIAGLTTIITTPNPPRVTLTPNVSHSIIIACIASSVDTNQEVFAINIQRVLHANPNADPVVLAAALSTRHQGNAELQASAPQGSNVTGSLGEKTVTLTLNRANCCDSGKYICTASSLDNATLTRYYASDTNISIQVNPGPITIKPLITSETGCCSVGQTLRMTCGQFVGIDDNSSQHNWVWEFKDKNAADWQSYAVIGNPTADITQRQPPSTDPCYKHYSSSLSRRLTLEDSERQYRCYVNGRVTGQGVDKAKVHPVGTLQARGDEENGKSETGDKDNKEKTETEVKANKENASQASATNWLAIGLGVAGAVACLGVGLGVALHCRRKASGQQSSPGTAMNTGDTALVGQSGQEPYDAIDDNVSEASTASDADTASDAASDVD; the protein is encoded by the exons GTGATTGTGGAAATATTGCCGGCCTCACTACGATCATTACCACCCCAAATCCACCAAGAGTGACCTTGACCCCAAATGTGTCTCACAGCATTATTATCGCATGTATAGCATCTTCGGTTGATACGAATCAGGAGGTGTTTGCCATAAACATTCAGCGAGTGCTGCATGCCAATCCCAATGCTGACCCTGTGGTGCTAGCAGCAGCATTATCAACTCGTCACCAAGGCAATGCAGAATTGCAAGCTTCGGCACCTCAGGGATCCAATGTAACTggcagtctaggggagaaaacCGTCACCCTGACCTTGAACAGAGCAAACTGTTGTGATTCTGGAAAGTACATCTGCACTGCTTCTTCATTGGACAACGCCACTTTAACTAGATATTACGCGAGTGATACAAATATTTCGATCCAAG tgaacccagggcccatcacaATAAAACCGTTGATCACGTCAGAAACTGGATGTTGCTCTGTTGGACAGACGCTTAGAATGACCTGTGGCCAGTTTGTTGGAATAGACGACAACTCCTCGCAG cacaactgggtctgggAATTCAAGGACAAGAACGCTGCGGACTGGCAGTCCTACGCCGTCATAGGAAACCCCACAGCGGACATCACACAACGTCAACCGCCATCAACAGACCCGTGCTACAAACATTATTCCAGTTCACTGTCACGACGGCTGACCCTTGAGGACTCTGAACGACAGTACCGGTGTTATGTGAACGGCAGGGTGACTGGCCAAGGCGTGGACAAGGCAAAGGTTCACCCTGTCGGCACTTTACAGGCCCGAG gcGACGAGGAGAACGGCAAGAGCGAGACAGGCGACAAGGACAACAAAGAAAAGACCGAGACAGAGGTCAAGGCCAACAAAGAAAATGCATCACAAGCCAGCGCTACGAACTGGCTGGCGATCGGTCTTGGTGTGGCGGGAGCTGTTGCCTGTCTCGGTGTCGGTCTCGGCGTCGCGCTCCACTGCAGGAGGAAAGCGAGCGGTCAACAGAGCAGCCCCGGGACCGCTATGAACACCGGTGACACCGCACTCGTCGGTCAGTCTGGTCAAGAACCATACGACGCTATAGACGATAATGTCAGCGAGGCCAGTACAGCGTCTGACGCCGACACGGCCAGTGATGCCGCATCCGATGTAGATTAA